One window from the genome of Lonchura striata isolate bLonStr1 chromosome 24, bLonStr1.mat, whole genome shotgun sequence encodes:
- the LOC110481003 gene encoding protein-arginine deiminase type-1, protein MAPRHVVPMSTGHAARGVCVLGTEVFLDTRRSIPKGAASFDVHATPAVTVHMIHSPTTKPTLDSRWPLDPDIEVAVTIDVTSRTVDDNQVKIAYYDREGRELAVAWLYLTCVEVSLDVDWSRSGRVKSKGKDKAKWTWGPDGQGAVLLVNCDRDSPGAGGTDSGEVDIRTLADLQDMSVMLLRTQGPSAIFAEYPVVLHVPESDADKARVFHAARGDAHPLYKPVLGPDKLSYVLEHAGQGDSTFYVEGLAFPDRGFTGLVSFSASLLEVPHKDAPGTPIFTDTVVFRVAPWIMTPNTQQPLEVFVCSIKQGSDSNEAFLEGLRALLRKANCKLTVCAEQDTRSDRWIQDELEFGYVEAPHKSFPVVFDSPRNRGLKDFAFKKILGPDFGYVTREPPGKSVTSLDSFGNLDVSPPVTVRGKEYPLGRILIGSPLPWAAGRRMCRAVRDFLLAQSVQAPLEVYSEWLSVGHVDEFLTFVPALDRKGFRLLLASPNACYKLFKEKQQQGHGEATQFIGPKAADKKSIDEILADESLRSDNRHVQRCIDWNRDLLKQELGLSEQDIVDIPQLFILTNSRADALFPDMVNMLVLGRHLGIPKPFGPVVGGRCCLEQRVRELLEPLGLSCTFIDDFFSYHVLSGDVHCGTNVRRKPFAFKWWNVVP, encoded by the exons ATGGCCCCGCGTCACGTCGTGCCCATGTCCACCGGCCACGCTGCCCGCGGCGTCTGCGTGCTGGGCACCGAGGTCTTCCTGGACACGCGCCG GTCCATCCCGAAAGGCGCGGCGTCCTTTGACGTGCACGCCACGCCGGCGGTGACGGTGCACATGATCCACAGCCCCACCACAAAGCCCACCCTGGACTCCCGGTGGCCCCTGGATCCCGACATCGAGGTGGCGGTGACCATCGATGTCACCAGCAGGACCGTCGATGACAACCAG GTGAAGATCGCCTACTACGACCGCGAGGGCCGCGAGCTGGCGGTGGCCTGGCTGTACCTCACCTGTGTCG AGGTGTCCCTGGACGTGGACTGGAGCCGGAGCGGCCGAGTGAAGAGCAAGGGCAAGGACAAG GCCAAGTGGACGTGGGGCCCGGACGGACAAGGGGCCGTGCTGTTGGTCAACTGTgaccgggacagccccggcgCGGGGGGCACGGACAGCGGCGAGGTGGACATACGGACCCTGGCAG ACCTGCAGGACATGTCGGTGATGCTGCTGCGCACCCAGGGCCCCAGCGCCATCTTCGCCGAGTACCCGGTGGTGCTGCACGTCCCCGAGAGCGACGCGGACAAGGCGCGGGTGTTCCACGCCGCCC GTGGTGATGCCCACCCGCTCTACAAGCCCGTGCTGGGCCCAGACAAGCTCTCCTACGTGCTGGAGCATGCTGGCCAGGGGGACAGCACCTTCTACGTGGAGGGGCTGGCGTTCCCCGACAGAGGCTTCACCGGCCTGGTGTCCTTCAGCGCCAGCCTGCTGGAGGTGCCCCATAAG GACGCGCCGGGCACGCCGATCTTCACGGACACCGTGGTGTTCCGCGTGGCGCCCTGGATCATGACGCCCAACAcgcagcagcccctggaggtGTTTGTCTGCAG CATCAAGCAGGGCTCGGACTCCAACGAGGCCTTCCTGGAGGGGCTGCGGGCGCTGCTGCGGAAAGCCAACTGCAAGCTGACCGTGTGCGCGGAGCAGGACACGCGCAGCGACCGCTGGATCCAG GATGAGCTGGAGTTCGGCTACGTGGAAGCTCCACACAAATCCTTCCCCGTGGTCTTCGACTCTCCCAGGAACAGGGGCCTGAAGGATTTCGCTTTTAAGAAGATCCTG GGCCCAGATTTCGGCTACGTGAcccgggagccccccgggaAGAGCGTGACCAGCCTGGATTCCTTTGGGAACCTGGACGTGAGCCCGCCGGTGACGGTGCGGGGCAAGGAGTACCCGCTGGGGCGGATCCTCATCggcagccccctgccctg GGCGGCGGGCCGCAGGATGTGCCGCGCCGTGCGGGATTTCCTCCTGGCGCAGAGCGTGCAGGCGCCGCTCGAGGTCTACTCGGAGTGGCTCAGCGTGGGCCACGTGGACGAGTTCCTCACCTTCGTCCCGGCCCTGGACAGGAAG GGATTccggctgctcctggccagtcCCAACGCCTGCTACAAACTCTtcaaggagaagcagcagcagggccacgGGGAGGCCACGCAGTTCATCG GGCCGAAGGCCGCGGACAAGAAAAGCATCGACGAGATCCTGGCGGACGAGTCCCTGCGCAGCGACAACCGCCACGTGCAG CGCTGCATCGACTGGAACCGCGACCTGCtgaagcaggagctggggctgagcgAGCAGGACATCGTGGACATCCCGCAGCTCTTCATCCTGACCAACTCCCGCGCCGACGCGCTGTTCCCGGACATG GTGAACATGCTGGTGCTGGGCCGGCACCTGGGCATCCCCAAGCCCTTCGGGCCCGTGGTGGGCGGGCgctgctgcctggagcagcgggtgcgggagctgctggagccgcTGGGCCTCTCCTGCACCTTCATCGACGACTTCTTCTCCTACCACGTCCTCTCGGGGGATGTCCACTGCGGCACCAACGTGCGCCGCAAGCCCTTCGCCTTCAAGTGGTGGAACGTGGTGCCCTGA